A portion of the Amia ocellicauda isolate fAmiCal2 chromosome 22, fAmiCal2.hap1, whole genome shotgun sequence genome contains these proteins:
- the ska2 gene encoding SKA complex subunit 2, producing the protein METAVNKLEAMFQKAEADLEYVEKQLKFECMTNLPEDGAAEENPVKLLESLSAVKARHKSLCAQMEAIAREQQESMQAIRAHLDTTVTLVQELQSTADVQVPPLTEAQQVAAEQLGVAVLGAAEASLQAPPPLEAPAPPQPAAQSAGPPEELTEADLTAVPRGVRSNLRLPELNALYRQLQEHFTAGDSRGALSLQQMRQMNMKPSDAKLNTLQHLSLITLDKKGRVRLAARD; encoded by the exons ATGGAGACAGCAGTCAATAAGCTGGAGGCGATG TTCCAGAAGGCCGAGGCTGACCTGGAGTACGTGGAGAAGCAGCTGAAGTTCGAGTGCATGACCAACCTGCCGGAGGACGGTGCCGCGGAG GAGAACCCGGTGAAGCTGCTGGAGAGCCTGTCTGCCGTGAAGGCGCGGCACAAGTCCCTGTGCGCGCAGATGGAGGCCATCGCCCGGGAGCAGCAGGAGTCCATGCAGGCCATCCGGGCTCACCTCGACACCACGGTCACGCTGGTGCAGGAGCTGCAGAGCACCGCCGACGTGCAG GTGCCCCCCCTGACGGAGGCGCAGCAGGTGGCCGCGGAGCAGCTGGGGGTCGCGGTGCTGGGGGCTGCGGAGGCGAGCCTGCAG GCCCCGCCCCCCCTTGAGGCCCCCGCGCCCCCGCAGCCTGCAG CCCAGAGCGCCGGGCCGCCGGAGGAGCTGACGGAGGCGGATCTGACGGCCGTGCCGCGCGGGGTGCGCTCCAACCTCAGGCTGCCGGAGCTCAACGCCCTGTACAGGCAGCTGCAGGAGCACTTCACTGCCGGGGACAgcag GGGGGCCCTCAGCCTGCAGCAGATGAGGCAGATGAACATGAAACCAAGCGACGCCAAGCTGAACACCCTGCAGCACCTGTCCCTGATCACGCTGGACAAGAAGGGACGCGTCCGCCTGGCGGCCAGAGACTGA